CCTTGATTATTCGCCGATAAGACACATGGCGAACATTGAGAGCGTTTATACGTACGAGGGGACGGATGACATCCACACGCTGATACTCGGCAGAGCGATAACCGGATTGCAGGCGTTCAGGAGGGAGCTGATCGTCAAATGAAGAGCTTTCCCCCATTTAACGACCTGTTTGTTCTGGAACTGGGGCAGGCAGTTGCGGGACCGTACATCGGCACTCTGCTGGCAGACCTGGGAGCGGAGGTAATCCATATCGAGAGGCCTAAGGTGGGCGATCTTGCCAGGCACTGGATACCAATAAGGGGAGATCTCAGCTTCTACTTTGGTGTGGTGAACAGGAACAAGAAGTCGATGACCCTCGATTTGAAGCACGAGAAGGGAAAAGAGATCTTCTTTAAACTGGCCGAGAAGGCGGATGTGATAATCGAGAACTTCGTTCCAGGAGTTGTGAAGAAGCTCGGAGTTGACTACGAGACTGTTAAGGAAATAAACCCGGATGTGATCTACTGTCACGTTTCCGGTTTTGGGCAGGATGGACCCTACAGGGATAGACCAGCCTTTGATCAGCTCATTCAGGGTGAAGCCGGGATAATAAGCTATACGGGTACGAGAGACACGCCATGCAAGATAAACGTTCCAATTACAGACCTCTTGGCATCCATGTACGGTACTTACGCTGTGCTTGCTGCGTTACTTAGGAGGGAGAAGACCGGAGAGGGAATGGAGATCGACATCTCTCTTTTCGACTGTGCTGTAACCATGATGCTCAATCTGATGAACATGGCGATTGTTGAGGGCATGAAGGATGAAGAGCTGAGGATGGGGACAAAGTACTTTCTCGCCACTCCTTACGAGCCCTATCCCGCTGGAGACGGAAAGCTCGTGAACATAGTTGTGGCCACCGAGTGGCACTGGAAGGCCTTCTGCAAGGCTGTTGGACTGGAGAGCCTTATAGAGGATCCGAGGTTTGCAACAAATCAGCAGAGATTGAAGCACAGGGAGGAGCTGGAAAGGATAATTGTAGAGAAACTTAAGGAAAAACCCAGGGATGAGTGGGTGGAAATTCTGCTTAAGGCGGGCATCCCCTGTGGTGCTGTGAACACAATTGAAGAGGTCATCGAACATCCACAGACGAGGCACAGAGGAACGGTTGTGGATGTTGAGTATCCGGGGCTGGGTGAAATCAAGCTGTTCAACAATCCTGTAAAGTTTTCTGGATTTGAAGTGAAGGTCAGAAGACCTCCAAAGCTTGGAGAACATACGGATGAAATTCTGAGGTCAGTGGGAATTTCGGAGGAGGAAATTGAAGCCCTCAGGAAGGAGGGTGTGGTTTGATGACCCCTGATCTAACAGATTTAAAAATGAAAACATTTTTAAGTGTAATTTTTTTAGTGAAATTGCAAAAATGTGGTGAGGTGGTATGTTGAAGAGGTTACTGATATTGGTGCTGGTGGGTGTTGTTTTGTTTTTTGCAGGATGTGCACAACAGCAGCAGCCTGCAGCACAGCAGCAGCCTGCAGCCAAAGAAGAGACTCTCTATTTTGGAGCTCCAATAAGCCTTTCGGGGAAGTTTGCTGACGAAGGTAAGGCATCTCTTTACGGTATGCAGGTGGCTGCGAAATGGATCAACGAGCATGGGGGGATTAAGGTAGGTGACAAGACCTACAAGATCGAGATAAAGTACTATGACGATGAGTCAAAGAAAGAGAACGTCCAGAGTCTGATCGAGAGGCTGGCAACGGTGGATAAGGTCAAGTTCATCCTCGCACCCTACAGCTCTGGTCTTACACTGGCCGCAGCGCCCATTGCCGAGAAGTACAAGGTTCTGCTGAACAGCCATGGCGGTGCGAGTGACTACATCTTCGAGCAGGGCTACTACTACGTTGTCCAGACTCTCAGTCCAGCAAGCAAGTACCAGATCGGATTCCTCGACATGGTTCACAAGCTTGATCCGAATGCAAAGAGGCTGGCGCTGGTTTACGAGGATGGAGAGTTCTCCAGAGCAGTCCACCAGGCTGCCAAGGAGTATGCCAAGAAACTTGGATTTGAGATCGTTTACGAAAAGACCTATCCACGAGGAACCAACGACCTGTCCCCCATCCTGAATGAACTCAAGGCCACGAAACCCGATGTTATAATTGGCGGTGGACATTTCGCTGACGGGCAGTTGCTTGCGAAGCAGCTTGCCGAACTGGACATAAACATCAAAGCCATTTCAATACTCGTCGCTCCAACGTTCCCCCAGTTCTACGAGGCATTGGGCAACAAGGCGGAGGGCATTTGCGGTCCTGCACAGTGGGAGGTTGGTGCGAAGTACTCTCCTGACGTTGCCAAAAAGCTTGGTGTGGAGTGGTACGGACCAACTCAGGATGAGTTCCTGTCAATGTACAGAGAGCTGGCTGGTAAGGATGCCGTTCCACCCTACCAGGCGGCTGAAGCTGCAGCAGCGGTGCTGAGTTATGCAAAGGCAATCGAAAAGGCGCAGAGCCTCGATCCGACCAAGGTCAGGGAGGCTATGAACGACCTCAAATTCATGTGCCTCTATGGTCTCTGGCAGATTGATCCGAAGACAGGAAAACAGATTGGACACGACATGGTGATAATCCAGTGGCAGAACGGCGAAAAGAAGATCGTGTGGCCAGAATCTGCAGCCACCGCAACTCCATGCTATCCGATGCCAACATGGGAGGAGAAGGCAAACGGAGCGACGTGTGGTAGCTGATTAATTTTTTAATTTTTAATTTTTGGTGATGCTATGGCTTTTGTAGAACAGATGTTAGCGAACCTGCTGTACGGGGCGATCCTTGGAGCGGTGTATGGCCTTGCAACAATGGGCCTCAGTCTTATCTTCGGGGTACTGAGAATCGTCAATGTCGGACATGGCGCCTTTATCATGGTTGGAGCTTTCACAGCCTACTGGATGTTTACTCTCTACGGAGTATCTCCAGTCCTCTCTATACCGCTTGCAATGGCTGCAGGTATGATAATTGGAGTGGCGATCTATCTCGTTGTTGTTAAAAGGTTAATCGATGCTCCAGAGCTGTCAACACTTCTTGCCATGTTTGCAATCGGAATATTCATAGAAGAGGCCGCAAAGCTGATCTGGGGTGCGGACTACGTCGGATATAGCTGGGAAATTGGCAGCATTTCACTGCCGTTCACCGAAATACCCTACACGAAGCTGGTGGCATTTATCTCGAGCATCCTGATTGCAGCGGCAGTATACCTGTGGTTCAGGAAGACCAAACTGGGTAAGGCCGTTAGAGCTGTCGTGGAGGATAGAGATGGGGCAATAACCTGTGGTATTGACGTGAACAGGATATACGCACTCAGCTTTGCCCTTGGTATTGGACTGACGGTCCTCAGCGGGGTGCTTGTTACCCTTTTCACACCTGTTGGAATCAACGCCTACATGGGTGGAGAGTACACTCTCAAGGCCTTCGTCATAGCTGTTCTCGGTGGACTGGCATCTCCCTGGGGGGCTTTCTATGCTGGGTTCATTTTCGGCCTTATAGAGAATGGAAGCTACACACTACTTGGACTGATCCCGGGAATTGAGCCCTTCGGCCTCACGAGGTTTGTGAGCTTTGCTGTCCTGATGCTTGTGCTGTTAATCAAACCAACAGGCCTGCTGGGAGGTGAATGAATGAAGAGCTACCGACCGCTGATAACGCTGTTTCTCTCCTATGCAGTAATGATCGCCATCGGACAGTCCGTAGAGGGAATGTGGCAGCCGGTAATGCTCGTGGTATTTTACATAGCCATAGGGCAGGCTCTGAACGTCTTTCTTGGAATGACCGGGTACGTCAACTTCGGTTACGTTGCTCTGCTGGGTGTTGGTGCGTACGGAATGGGTGTTGCCCTGGGCTACTACAACCAGCTTGGACTTGTACCGACTCTCGTTCTCGGATTTGTCCTGGCGGCACTTTTTGCACTGCTGGTTTCAATACTGGTCGGTGGTATAGCACTTAGATTGAGAGGGGCATATTTCGCAATTGCAACCATCGGTGTCAACGAGGCTATCAAGTATCTGATTATGGGTGCCAAAATCTGGGGAGGATCTGAAGGGATAGTGCTTTCAGGAATACTGAGAAAAGCCTTTGGTGCGGATATGATGAGGTTTCTGTCCACAACCTTTGCTGATGCAAGCGTGATTACGGTTGCGATAGCTGCAGGTATTGTCACAGCTTATATTCTGAACAGTCGTGTGGGTTATGCTCTGATAGCTCTGAGGGAGGATGAGGAGGCTGCAAAAGTTATGGGCATTAATGTTACAAAGTACAAGCTTGTGGCCTTCATGGTAAGCTGTGTACTCGCCGGTCTGATTGGCGCAACCGCCTGGACACTCAAGCTAACGTATGTCTTCCCCGAAGACGTGTTTGCCATAAACTATACCGTGGAGGCGATAGTCATAGTCATGCTGGGCGGTGCAGGAACACTTCTCGGACCCGTGGTGGGCGGTCTGATTTACGCTTTGCTGAAATACTACCTGGCAATAGCATTTCCGGGAATGCAGTTGCTGATCCTGGCTCCTCTGCTTATCGCAGTGATACTGGTTTTTCCTGAGGGGGTTGTTGGCTACCTCGCAAAGAGAGCAAGAGGAACGAGATTTGAGAATTTCATAAGGTGATTGCAATGCTGCTCAAACTTGAGGGTGTGACGAAGAGGTTTGGAGGGCTGGTTGCCGTAAACTCGCTTGATCTCGAGATAGACGAAGGGGAGAAACTTGGAGTTGTGGGGCCAAACGGGAGCGGTAAAACTACGCTGTACAACCTCATAAGCGGAGTGTACATGCCGGATGAGGGCCGGATATTTTTTGATGGAAAGGAGATCACCAATATGCCCCCTCACGAGAGAACAAAGCTCGGAATAGCCAGAACCTTCCAGATACCACGACCCTTCGGTTCTGCGAGTGTGAGGGAGAATGTGGCAATAGGGGCAATGTTTGGAAGGGCGAATGCAGGTGTGGATGAGGCTCTTGAGATGGCTGACGAATATCTGCAAATGGTTGGGATGTACGATTTAAGAGATAAGGAAGCAAAACTGCTCACGCCCCTAGAAAAAAAGCTGATGGAGCTTGCAAGGGCGCTGGCAATGAAACCAAAACTCCTTCTTCTGGATGAGCTGCTTGCCGGAATGAATCCCAAGGATATCACTAGGATTCTTGACCTGATAAGCAAGGTTAGAGAGGAGGAGAATATAGCAAGCATTGCGATGGTCGAGCATTTAATGCACGCCATTACTAAATTTGCCGAAAGGGTTGTGGTGATGCATCAGGGTTCAAAGCTCATAGAGGGACCAACAATGGAGGTTCTCAACGACCCTAAGGTTATTGAGGTGTATTTGGGTGAAAAGCTCAAAATAGGGTGATCGGATGCTGAACGTTTCAGGTCTTGAGTCAGGCTATGGAGAGATGCAGGTTCTCTGGGGAGTGGACTTGGAAGTGAAGGAAAAGAGTGTCACAGTCGTTCTGGGTCCAAACGGGGCAGGAAAGAGTACAACTCTTAAAACAATCTTTGGCACCTTAAAACCCTGGAGTGGAAGGGTAGAGTACATAGGGGAGGACGTGACCAACACTCCACCCCACAAAAAAGTTGAGCTCGGCATAACCTTTGTTCCGGAGGGCAGACACCTGTTTCCAAACATGACGGTAAAAGACAACCTGCTGATGGGGGCTTACCTTAAAAAGGCTGAAGAAAAGCTTGAAGAGTCACTGGAACTTGTTTACACTCTGTTTCCCAGACTGAAGGAAAGAGAAACTCAGAAGGCCGGAACCCTTAGTGGAGGTGAACAGCAGATGCTGGCAATTGCCAGAGCCCTCATGACATCCCCAAACCTGATATTGATGGATGAACCAAGCCAGGGACTTGCTCCAAAGCTGGTGAAAGAAGTATTCGAGACCATACTGAGACTTAAGGACGAAGGTTTGACGATTCTTCTTGTTGAGCAGAACGTATTTGCCTCACTGGAAATTTCAGATTATGCATACGTGCTGCATGAGGGCAAAATTGCGTTCGGCGGTACGGTGGATGAGGTTAAGGAGAGTGATGAGATAAAGAAAGCATATCTGGGGGTGTGAAAATGGCAATTGTTGTGGCAGTTGACCACTCTGAAAGAACTCCACGAATTCTGGATTTTGCGGTAAACGAGGCAAAGCTGAGAAATGAGAAACTTCTGTTCATTCACTCGCTGTACGGGGGGGATAAGACGGATGAAAAGGAAATCGAAGCTGGTGAGAGACTTCTGGACTACGTCGTTAGCCTTGCTCAGAGCAGAGGGGTGGAGGCCGAAAAGCACCTTCTTGTGAGGGGTAAGGAGCCTGAAGACGACATTGTAGAGTTTGCCGAGGAGGTAGATGCGTCTCTGATCATCATTGGCGTCAGGAAAAGAAGACCGGCAGGGAAGCTCTTGTTCGGAAGTGTCGCACAGCAGGTAATTCTCAATGCAAAACAGCCTGTCGTCTGTATAAAATAACTTTTTTAGAGAACTTTTTTTAATTTTGTCACTGAATGTAGTTGAGTAATGCTTATTTTAGGGATTTCGGCTTCAGAGATGTAATGGAGGGGCATAAGAACTGTTATTGCAGAGCCGATTAGAGAAGGGAGGAAACCTGTGAATTCAAAAGTTCTTCTAAAGCTTCCTTCTCCACCGAAAAATGCTGACAATCCGTGCATTATCGCTGCTAAGATTGGTCAGACTGCAAACATTCCAATAAAGCTGCCGATGTAAGCTCCTATTGCAAAGAACTTAGCCCAATTCAACAGGAAGATCCTGAGAAAGCTTGGTTACGAGGAAGTACTGGTACGCTGAAACCAGTACGGATAAAGTAACGACTATCACCAACTTATCCTAACCTCTTTCCCGACAACGCGAAGAAAGCAGGTGTGGATGCTTATTACCTGATCGAGGAGTTTGGAAGGACACATATGCGAAGATTTTGATCAGACTCAGCATGTTGATTGTACGTTCCATACTTAACAGTTTCCTTATTTAACTTATCCATAATTTTTTGATAGAGATTGTATATCGTAAGACTTAAATAGACATAGCATGCAGATTGTGATGAGCAGAATGAGGTGGGTTAGAGATGTATGAGGTAAAGGACTGGAACGAGGAAGTGATGAAGTGGCTGGCTGTTGGGCTCTGTCTGGCTATGGTAGGGATGGCGGTGATGCCGATGGCTGTTGGAGATGCGACAGCCGTTTATGCGTATTACTCAGGAGAGGACATGAACCCGTACCTTGCCTCAGGTGGACTTATCGCCGGTTTCGGTTTTATGAAGGCAAGCGATCTTCTATTGGTCGCTGAGCTGGCTGGGGTTGCTACTGCTGGTGTGGGTGCTGCAGTGCTAGTAGGAATAGGTGTGGGAGTAATAGCATGAGGCGGTAGAATGAACAGCACTCCCTTTTATTTAATTTTTGGGGCAACTCTCATCGAGATTGCAAAGATAATTAGACCAAAACTAAAAAAATCTGCAGTAGTAGCGGCTGTACAGCTCTTTGTTTTAATATTATCGATATTAGCAACCGTTAAATACTCGGTAAGCATATTATTCGTATTGGCGTCAATTTTAATGGTAACCGTAATTGTAACTGAGGTAGGTGAGATTTATATAGTACGGAATCTAACTCTAACTCAAAAGTTTGTTATGGTCTTTTGCATAATTTCAGTAGGGGTCGCGCTTATAGTTTACGGAACGGTGGTGAAATGAACGAAAAAACAAGCAAAAAAGACTTTGATGAAAAAGTAAACAAAGTTGTGAAATATGGTATTACATTTGGGTTGCTTACAGGACTTTTGATAGCCATTCTGGAGCACCTAACTGGCGCGAAAGGCAAAATAGCGGAGTATAGTATTGTATTTCTTAGTATCTCTGGATTTGTTATTTTTGTAATTTTTATTGTTTATACAATGGTACAACTACAGTCTAAGAGATAGAAAAGTATGAGACAAGTCTCTGTATTTCTATCTTTACTCTGTTTCGTTCTATCATTCTTGTTGGGTGTATACAGTGTGCTGGATTACAACGACAACATCCGTAAATTGGACAATTTGAACTTAGACATCCAGTATTCTGTAGCGAATCTAACGTTTGCATCTATCCTGAAAACAAATTTGGTCGTGATTGCCCAGTTGCTGGTGGGATCGTTTCTATTTGGCCTTACAACCTTTTTGAGTGTAGGGGTCAACGGATACCACTTAGGTAGCTATACAGCAACAGCAATTTTAAATAGATCGTTTGACAAATTTTTAGTTCTTACGATACCCCACGCCATCTTCGAAATCCCAGCCATAATAACAGCCGGCGCAGCGGGCTTCAAGATCCCATGCGAGATCATCCGCTATCTGCTTGGCAAAAAAGAGCGAATTCTAACAAAAGAAGACATCAAAGAATACCTAACCCTCGCTTTAATCTCTATCATCTTAATCGTAATAGCAGCTTGGGTCGAAGCTAACGTCACGCTGAGGATTGCCAAAACAATGCTTAAGACAAAAGGTATTTGAAGACTCGAATTGACTAACTAACATGGGTAAGGTAATAGAAGCCGTGTATGAAAAAGGAGTATTTAAGCCTCTTGAGAAAGTTGATTTAGATGAGGGAGTAACCGTAGAGATTGTGGTAAGGAGAAAAGCATCGAGGGGCTTATCAAAACTACTTGAGAAATACATCGTTAAATCAGATGTAGATTTAACGAAAGGATTAATAGAGGAAAGAAGATGATAGTTTTAGATACATCAGTTTTTACGGATTATTTAGTCATATTTGACGAAAATCGACACCGAAAAGCTAAAGAATTCGTTGACGAGTTATCCGAGCGTGATTATGTAATTTATGAGCCATTTTTGTTCGAAGTCGAGCTTGCAGGAGTATTGAGAAGGAAATACACTGAAAAGAAGACTCGTAAGTTGCTGAAAGACGTAAAGAGTAGGGTTGTAATTGTAGGTGAAACTTCTCTTCGCAGTATCGCTATAGATGTGGTCATTGCAGAGCTGTAGATTCTTATTACATAGCAGTTGCAAAGCTCACGAATTCAATTCTGATAACGAACGACAGAATTATGGCGAATAATGCCAAAAAAGCCGGTATTGAAGCATATTATTTGATTGAAGAGTTTGATGAGGCGATAAGCAAAATAAAGAAGTTACAGTAGCTTTAGGATTGACCAGACCTGATAGATTGCGAATAGTGCCGTGGGAATTAAAGCGGTGATGAAGGCTCTTCTCAGTTCAATTTCTCTCGCATGTCTGATTGTGAATGTCCGATGGTTAGGGACCAAGCTGTTATGGCGATATTAATAATTAGGTTTGAATAGATTAAATCCTTAGGGATGATGGAAAGCATTACCGTTTTCATGAGATTAGGATTTTGCTGGTGGTTGACTGAATGGCAAAAACTTTAAATACAGCTTTCTTTATTCCTGAAATATGGGAACATACCTAAAATCAGGGTTTATTAATTCATTAAAGAGTGTAGTCAGTAGTGGAAGGAATGCAGTAATTGCTGAGATAAAGCCATACTCTCCCATACA
This portion of the Archaeoglobus neptunius genome encodes:
- a CDS encoding stage II sporulation protein M; amino-acid sequence: MRQVSVFLSLLCFVLSFLLGVYSVLDYNDNIRKLDNLNLDIQYSVANLTFASILKTNLVVIAQLLVGSFLFGLTTFLSVGVNGYHLGSYTATAILNRSFDKFLVLTIPHAIFEIPAIITAGAAGFKIPCEIIRYLLGKKERILTKEDIKEYLTLALISIILIVIAAWVEANVTLRIAKTMLKTKGI
- a CDS encoding CaiB/BaiF CoA transferase family protein, with the translated sequence MKSFPPFNDLFVLELGQAVAGPYIGTLLADLGAEVIHIERPKVGDLARHWIPIRGDLSFYFGVVNRNKKSMTLDLKHEKGKEIFFKLAEKADVIIENFVPGVVKKLGVDYETVKEINPDVIYCHVSGFGQDGPYRDRPAFDQLIQGEAGIISYTGTRDTPCKINVPITDLLASMYGTYAVLAALLRREKTGEGMEIDISLFDCAVTMMLNLMNMAIVEGMKDEELRMGTKYFLATPYEPYPAGDGKLVNIVVATEWHWKAFCKAVGLESLIEDPRFATNQQRLKHREELERIIVEKLKEKPRDEWVEILLKAGIPCGAVNTIEEVIEHPQTRHRGTVVDVEYPGLGEIKLFNNPVKFSGFEVKVRRPPKLGEHTDEILRSVGISEEEIEALRKEGVV
- a CDS encoding antitoxin family protein, which encodes MGKVIEAVYEKGVFKPLEKVDLDEGVTVEIVVRRKASRGLSKLLEKYIVKSDVDLTKGLIEERR
- a CDS encoding ABC transporter ATP-binding protein; protein product: MLNVSGLESGYGEMQVLWGVDLEVKEKSVTVVLGPNGAGKSTTLKTIFGTLKPWSGRVEYIGEDVTNTPPHKKVELGITFVPEGRHLFPNMTVKDNLLMGAYLKKAEEKLEESLELVYTLFPRLKERETQKAGTLSGGEQQMLAIARALMTSPNLILMDEPSQGLAPKLVKEVFETILRLKDEGLTILLVEQNVFASLEISDYAYVLHEGKIAFGGTVDEVKESDEIKKAYLGV
- a CDS encoding PIN domain-containing protein, with the translated sequence MIVLDTSVFTDYLVIFDENRHRKAKEFVDELSERDYVIYEPFLFEVELAGVLRRKYTEKKTRKLLKDVKSRVVIVGETSLRSIAIDVVIAEL
- a CDS encoding branched-chain amino acid ABC transporter permease; the protein is MKSYRPLITLFLSYAVMIAIGQSVEGMWQPVMLVVFYIAIGQALNVFLGMTGYVNFGYVALLGVGAYGMGVALGYYNQLGLVPTLVLGFVLAALFALLVSILVGGIALRLRGAYFAIATIGVNEAIKYLIMGAKIWGGSEGIVLSGILRKAFGADMMRFLSTTFADASVITVAIAAGIVTAYILNSRVGYALIALREDEEAAKVMGINVTKYKLVAFMVSCVLAGLIGATAWTLKLTYVFPEDVFAINYTVEAIVIVMLGGAGTLLGPVVGGLIYALLKYYLAIAFPGMQLLILAPLLIAVILVFPEGVVGYLAKRARGTRFENFIR
- a CDS encoding amino acid ABC transporter substrate-binding protein; the protein is MLKRLLILVLVGVVLFFAGCAQQQQPAAQQQPAAKEETLYFGAPISLSGKFADEGKASLYGMQVAAKWINEHGGIKVGDKTYKIEIKYYDDESKKENVQSLIERLATVDKVKFILAPYSSGLTLAAAPIAEKYKVLLNSHGGASDYIFEQGYYYVVQTLSPASKYQIGFLDMVHKLDPNAKRLALVYEDGEFSRAVHQAAKEYAKKLGFEIVYEKTYPRGTNDLSPILNELKATKPDVIIGGGHFADGQLLAKQLAELDINIKAISILVAPTFPQFYEALGNKAEGICGPAQWEVGAKYSPDVAKKLGVEWYGPTQDEFLSMYRELAGKDAVPPYQAAEAAAAVLSYAKAIEKAQSLDPTKVREAMNDLKFMCLYGLWQIDPKTGKQIGHDMVIIQWQNGEKKIVWPESAATATPCYPMPTWEEKANGATCGS
- a CDS encoding universal stress protein; translation: MAIVVAVDHSERTPRILDFAVNEAKLRNEKLLFIHSLYGGDKTDEKEIEAGERLLDYVVSLAQSRGVEAEKHLLVRGKEPEDDIVEFAEEVDASLIIIGVRKRRPAGKLLFGSVAQQVILNAKQPVVCIK
- a CDS encoding ABC transporter ATP-binding protein, with translation MLLKLEGVTKRFGGLVAVNSLDLEIDEGEKLGVVGPNGSGKTTLYNLISGVYMPDEGRIFFDGKEITNMPPHERTKLGIARTFQIPRPFGSASVRENVAIGAMFGRANAGVDEALEMADEYLQMVGMYDLRDKEAKLLTPLEKKLMELARALAMKPKLLLLDELLAGMNPKDITRILDLISKVREEENIASIAMVEHLMHAITKFAERVVVMHQGSKLIEGPTMEVLNDPKVIEVYLGEKLKIG
- a CDS encoding branched-chain amino acid ABC transporter permease, encoding MAFVEQMLANLLYGAILGAVYGLATMGLSLIFGVLRIVNVGHGAFIMVGAFTAYWMFTLYGVSPVLSIPLAMAAGMIIGVAIYLVVVKRLIDAPELSTLLAMFAIGIFIEEAAKLIWGADYVGYSWEIGSISLPFTEIPYTKLVAFISSILIAAAVYLWFRKTKLGKAVRAVVEDRDGAITCGIDVNRIYALSFALGIGLTVLSGVLVTLFTPVGINAYMGGEYTLKAFVIAVLGGLASPWGAFYAGFIFGLIENGSYTLLGLIPGIEPFGLTRFVSFAVLMLVLLIKPTGLLGGE